The DNA segment AAACTCCAGACGACCGAAAGTTACGACAACCGTGAACTTACCCGCCGAAACCCAACTGGATTTCTCTTGGTTGAAACGTAAGCCAAGCGAGTGCGAAGTCGGCGTCGACATCGATTTCTACAAGCTGTTCTATGCGCTGAAATCCAATTTCAGCTGCAGCTATTTCTTTGAATCGCTAGAACTGCCCAGGCACCAAGACCGGTACTTCACAACCGGCTTTGACCCGCTGGTCCAGTTCATCGCCCGCGGGAACCAATTGACCATCCGGGGCGACGCCGAATCGATCCAGCGGATAACCGGCCAGCAAGGAACCCCGATCGAAAAGGGCTCCTGCGAAGTCATCGTCGACCTGGAAGGGCAAAGCGAGAATCCCTATGAATACCTCAAACGTCAGATTCCGCTTGAACGTCTGGGGCGAACGCACCAAGGTGGTTTAATCGGTTACTTCTGCTACGAATCGGTCAACTACTTTGAACCGGCGATCAAACTGGAAGAGCACGCCGATTACCCGACATTCCACCTGGGACTGTATACCGATGGATTGATCCTCGATAACGAAACCGGGATCTGCCACTATTACACCTACCACGAAGATCGGATGGACCAAGTCCGTCCGCTACTGGACGGACTGGACGATATCTCGATCCCAACCCGTTTGGATTCAGTCAAGGTTCTTGGGAATAGCGAAACACGCGAAGAACATACGACAGCGATCAACAACACGCTGGACGAAGTCAAAGCAGGCAACACGTTCCAAGCCGAAGTCGGCTTCAAGACGTTGTATAAGATCCAAGGGGACAAGATCGCGGTCTATGACCGACTGCGGCAGATCAATCCCAGCCCTTACATGTTTTATGTCGTTTTTGACGATGTGGAACTGATGGGGGCCAGCCCTGAAATCCTGATCGCCAATACCGGGCCGGCCGTCCTGACCACGCCGACTGCAGGAACGACCGGACGGAGCGAAGACCCTGACGAAGATCGTCGACTGGCAAGAGCCTTGTTGACCGATGCCAAAGAGATCGCCGAACACAACATGTTGGTCGACCTGCATCGCAATGACCTCTCACGCGTCTGCCGAATCGGTACCGTCCGGATCGCCAGCCTGATGTACTTGATCCGCTTCAGCCACGTCCAACACATCGTCAGCGACGTGGTGGGGGAATTGTCAGCCGACCAAACGGCGTACGACCTGCTGGCGGCGATTCTTCCCGGAGGCGTTGTTTCGGGAGCTCCCAAAATTGAAACGATGAAAATCATCGATCGCAACGAGAACACCCCCCGCGGTCCGTACGGTGGTGCCGTGGGGCGGTTTAGCTTTAATGGCGACAGCACTTTCTGCCTCCCCATTCGCAGCCTATTCTGCAAAGGGGACGAATGCTTCACACAAACATGCAGCGGAGTGGTGCTCGATTCAAACGCTGAAAACGAGTACCGCGAACTGACTCGCAAACTAGCTGCAATGCAACAAACTTTGCAGGAGTTAAGCCAATGATTCGTCTGCTACTGATCGACAACTTTGATTCGTTTACGTTCAACCTGTTGCACCTGTTCGGAGAACTTCCCGATGTGGAAGTCACCGTCCGTCGCAACAACGAACCGTTCCTGGAAGATATTAGCGCCGGGAAATACGACGCCATCGTCATCAGCCCCGGCCCCGGATCGCCCGACGACAAAGCTTACTTTGGCAATTGCGAACAAACGATCAAACGGTTTGGACCATCGGGAATCCCGATCCTCGGCGTCTGCCTGGGCTTCCAAGGAATCGCGTTGGCATTCGGAGCCAAACTGAAACGCGCCCCCTACCCGATGCACGGGAAAACAACCGGTCTGCGAATCACTCAGCCAGACGACCTGCTGGCAGAAATCCCAGACGACACCCCGGTCATGCGGTACCATTCAATCATGATCGACCGCGATCAACCGTTCCCCGAATCGTTGATCGTAACAGGCGAAACAACGCCCGGCGAATTGTGCCTGGAACAAAATGGCCCGGAAATCATGGCGTTCCGGCATGCAACCCTGCCGATCTACGGAGTCCAATTCCATCCCGAATCCTTCGGAACCGAATGTGGAACGGATATCGCCAAACATTTTGTTGCAATCGCCCAACAACGACTGGCAGCCAAGCAAGGCTGAACCTCCGTAAACGTTCCCTCACACGTCCCAAGCGAACGCCCATCCCAACACCGGGGTAAGCCAGAAAAGACATGAGCAATCGCATCGGTCCTCCGAAATTCGCATGGATGGATAAGCGGTTGCAGCAGTGGGATGATGTGCAACTGAAACGGCAACTGCGCCCCGTGCAAGCTGACGGCATGACGGTCATTGGCGAAGATGGCAAACCGCGAATCAACTTTGGCTCGAATGACTACCTCGGCCTAGCAGCCGAAAACTACTCGGACAGTGTCGCCACGTCTGCTTCCACAGACGCGGACATGCCGGACGAAGCGAGTTCCGGCGAAGACCATTCGGTCGACAGCAGCATCCGGACAACACTCCGCAAAGGAAGCGGATCCAGTCAGCTTGTTTGTGGTTACACCGAACAACATGCTCGCTTCGCTGCCGAACTTGCTGCCTGGGAACAAACCGAAGCGGTCGCCCTCTACAGTTCCGGATATGCAGCCTGCAGCGGTGTCGTTTCGGCTTTGGCCAGACGAGGCGATTTAATCCTGAGCGATGCTTTCAATCACGCCAGTCTGATCGATGGCTGCCGATTATCAAAAGCCGAGCGGTTCGTTTACCCGCACTGCGATGTCGCTGCCGTCGCCGCTTTGCTTCAGCACCACCGCAAGCGTTTCCAAAACGTTTGGATCATCACCGACAGCGTCTTCAGTATGGATGGCGACATCGCCCCCCTTTCCGACCTTGTCGATCTTGCGATTCGTTTTGATGCCACCATGATCGTCGACGAAGCCCACGCAACGGGAGTCTTAGGGAACGACGGGAGCGGAGCCTGCAAGGCATTGGGCGTCAAGGAAATGGTCGACATCCGCATCGGCACCCTCAGCAAAGCGTTTGGAGTTCAAGGCGGATTCGTCGCAGGGCCTCAGGTCGTGATCGATTACTTGCTGAACACGTCGCGACCGTTGATCTACAGCACGTCGCCATCGCCGCTAACCATTCAAATCGCCGCCCAGCATCTTCATGAGATCCAAACCAATGCAGCGCGACGTTATCGCCTTGCGGAGGTCAGCAGGCGGTTAAGAAGCAAACTGCAAGCGGCAAACCTGCTTTCGACCCTTTTCACGGCGTTGGAAAGTCGAATCCCGATCCATCCGATTCGGATCGGTTCGGCCGAAAAGACCATCGCAATCGCCAACCAACTATGGGATCGCGGTTTCTACGTCCCCGCCATTCGCCCCCCCACGGTCCCCGAGGGGACAAGTCGGCTAAGAATCAGCCTATCGGCGGCCCATACCGATTCCCAAATCGACGCTCTAGCGGACGAACTCCAAAGCCTGCTCGGCTAACGTCCTTGCTAGCAATGATTCCGGTGTGGAGGGGGGGTAACTTCTCAGCTCCCGGGGCGTGCGCTCCTTTAAACCGGTCTCCGCGAAATCTGCGAAAGCGATTGACGGTCGCTCAGTGCTAGAAAACCGCCCAAACCGCACATCCCCCACAACGGTCACCGGCGAACCCCCTGCAGATTAACTATTTTCTCAAAACTAAGGCAAAGTCTGGCACATTTTCTTGACGCAGCCGATCAGACTTCTTAGCTTAAAAGTGGCTTGTGTTGCCTATTCTGTCATTAAAGATGATTTATCGAGCCAAGTACACCCTTCCTTCTTTTCCATTCCGAGGTGTTTCATATGTATCGGTCCGTACCCTTTTCGCAGCCGAATTCGAAAAAGCGCGGTTTTACGCTCGTCGAATTGCTGGTTGTCATCGCTATCATTGGAGTCCTGGTAGGGCTTCTGCTTCCCGCTGTCCAAGCGGCCCGCGAAGCAGCTCGTAGAATGTCCTGCGGCAACAACCTGAAACAGTTGGGGCTAGCACTTCATAACTATCACGACACCTTCGGCACCTTTCCACCCAGTGCGATCTGGGGTCCGGGAGATCCTCCCTACACCCTGCCATACCATCACACCTGGAACGAAATGATTCTGCCATTCGTGGAGCAACAACCGCTTTACGATAGCACCAATCGCCTCCTTCCCGTCTGGGGACAGCCGATCGTTGAAGCGCAAGTTGCGTTTTTGCGTTGCCCATCCGACGGTGGTCGCTGGGAACTATCGGAGACCCACAATATCGCGGTGACCAACTACGCTGGCTGCGAAGGTTATCACTGGTGGGAAACAGGCACTGCTGGAAACAGCGCACCATGGAACACCTTTGGCGATCCAATCACCAAAAACGCAGACATCATGGGCCTGTTCACATCCAACCGAACACGGCGGATGTCGGACGTCACTGACGGATTGTCCAACACGCTTGTAGTTGCCGAAACCGACTCGATGGGCTTTGGCGGCGGACCGATCCGAACCGTGGGCACCGGAGCCCGTCGTACAGGAACCCCTGTCTTCCGCGGTGCATTTGTCGCTGCCGGTGTTAATGGCTGGGCTGGAAACGAAGGAGGCGGCCAGCGAGTCGTCAATCCCGATGGCACTCCAAAGGCTAGCAATGGCTGGTGGAAAAACCACGTCTATCCACCAACCTTCATCTCGGCTTGGGGTCCCAACGCTGACTGGCCAGGTCCTTCCAGCTACCATCCTTCCGGACTACAGGCTGCCTACGGCGACGGAAGCGTCGGCTTCCTATCCGAAACCATCGATTACGGTACTTGGTTGAAAATGACCAGCATCAAAGATGGCCACACTTACAACGATCCTCGTAACTAAACCGGAGTCCTTTCTGAATGCGTTTCTTCATGCTTCTCACCTTGGCTTTTTTCTCTTACCTAGTCGCACCTGGCTGTGGGGACGGACGCCCCGATCCACGCGCCAACCCCGACTTTGACGAAGAAGCCTTTAATGACCCTAGCGCTGTCAAACTAAACTAGAGTCACGGATTCAAGAGAGAAACGGTCGCTGGCATGATTGCCAGCGGCCGTTTTTTCGTTTGCGTAGGCCGGCCGGTACAACTTTTCCTAGCGGCAGGACGCGAGCCTTCCGGCCACGTCAACTATTCCAAAACCGCAAAGGGCCGGACGGCTTGCGCCGTTCCGCTAAGAATGTGAGTGACAACTTTTCCTAGCGGCAGAGCGCGAGTCTTCCGGCCACGTCAACTATTCCAAAACCGCAAAAGGCCGGACGGCTTGCGCCGTTCCGCTAAGAATGTGAGTGACAACTTTTCCTAGCGGCGGGACGCGAGCCTTCCGGCCACGTCAACTATTCCAAAACCGCGAAGGGCCGGACGGCTTGCGCCGTTCCGCTAAGAAAGTGAGTGACGGCTTTTCCTAGCGGCAGAGCGCAAGTCTTCCGGCCACGTCAACTATTCCAGAACCGCAAAGGGCCGGACGGCTTGCGCCGTTCCGCTAAGAATGTGAGTGACAACTTTTCCTAGCGGCGGGACGCGAGCCTTCCGGCCACGTCAACTATTCCAAAACCGCAAAGGGCCGGACGGCTTGCGCCGTTCCGCTAAGAAAGTGAGTGACGGCTTTTCCTTGCCGACTATCGATCGATCTCGTAATCGCTGATCTTGCGATAGGCGGTCGCTCGGCTGATGCCGAGCAATTTGGCGGCTTCGGGGACGTTGCCGTCGGTCCGTTTCAACGCCTTGCGGATCAACCTTTTTTCCCACAGATCCAGCCGCAGCGTATCCATTGTGCTGACCCCGGTATCCCGCAGGCCCAAATCTTCCAGCTCGATTGCAGGGTCCTCTGCCAGTACCACTGCGCTGTCAATCACATTTCGCAGTTGTCGCACATTCCCTGGCCATGCGTAGCGTAGGAGGTGTGCTCGTGCGTCGTCGGACAACTGCAGCGTCGGTCGCCCGTGCTGACGACAGAAATGGTCCAAGAAATGATCGATCAACGAACCGATATCATCTCCTCGATCACGCAGTGGCGGGACAATCAATTCAAAAACAGACAAGCGGTAATAAAGATCTTCGCGAAACTGTTTGGCCCGTACAAATTCAGCCAGATCCCGGTTGGTCGCCGCGATCACTCGCACATCGGCCAGAACTTCCTTGACAGCCCCTACCGGAAGAAACGGATGGCCTTCGAGGATTCGCAGTAATTTGGCTTGACCATCGAGCGTTAGTTCGCCAATTTCATCAAGGAATAAAGTCCCCGTATGGGCCTGCTGAAACCATCCAATATGCTCTGTATCGGCACCGGTAAATGCTCCCTTTCGATGGCCAAACAATTGGCTTTCCATCAGATCGCGAGGGATGGCGGCACAATTGACGCTTAGCATTGGTCGTTCGGCACGAGGGCTGGCGCGGTGCAAGGCTCGCGCGACCAGTTCTTTTCCTGACCCGCTTTCGCCGCGTACCAGAACCGAACCGTGGGCACGGCCAATCCGGCGGATCTTTTCCTTCAGCTTCACCATCGGCCGACTCTCGCCGATCAATTCATCGCTATGGGCGTTGCGATCGGCCAGACGCTGATGGTCGGCCTGCAGCGAATGTGTTTTTCTGGCATTGGCAAGCGCCGCGGCGATCAAGCGCCCCGATGCGATCGCCAACTCAAAATCTTCTTCACAAAAGTGCCGCTGTTCACGATACAGATGCAGCACACCCATCGAAAGCGACTCGGACATCATGGGAACACAGATCGCGTCCGACCAGTTTTCTCCCGACGTTGCCCCTTCCATCGCTTCGGGACGTTCGTGAATCCAAATCGCCTCTCCACCGCGGAGGACTCGCTGAGTCAATTTTTTACTTAACCGCACATGCCGTTTTGAATCGGGCGGAAAAATGCGTTCGGGGGTCAGTTTGCCGTCCCCGGAGTCCCATAAAAACCCAACCACGTCCGCTTGAGTTCGGTCCGCCAACAGTTCAATCGCTAGGCTGGTGATTTCACCGGGATCGTTGCACAGCAACAGGCGCAGGCTCAGCTGATAAAGGTCCAGCAGATGTCCGGTATTGGTCTGTTCCAATTCCGCGCCGAACTGGACGGCGGGAAAACCTTCGGGAATCAAATCGGCCATCGGACGATCGAGCTGCACGGTCTGGGAGAGAGGCAATTCCTCCACCGAATCCGAGACAGGATCGATAAGCTGCAACTCGGTTCCGCCAACCTGCAGTACCGACTGGTCCATCAGCATCGCATGATCGGTCTTTTGACCGTTGACCAACATCCCATTGCGGCTTTGAGTATCACGAACCTGCCAGCGATCGTCTTCGAAATAAACGACGGCATGGAATCGAGACGCGATCGGATCCGACAGCACGATCTGGCAATTGTTGCCGCGGCCGATATGGATGGGGCGCGCACGATCCAGCGGGAATTGTCGTCCCGTCTCTGGGCCGCTACGGACTTTCAAAAAGGTGACCATGATGACTCAAGAAAAAACGCGTTCCTAGAACCAGCATCATAGTCGATCCCCCCGATTCCTGCTCACTTTGAACGCTCCATAAAAAAACCTCACCAGGTCGCCAAATAAGGCACCGATGAGGTTTCAAAATCGTCTATCTGAACCGGACAATCGCCCTAGACGAACGGTAGATAAGTATCTCCCCGCAGCTACGCTCGCCAGAGCGTGGACAGTCGTTGGCTTGCCCTAGGACCACCGTCTGGGACGGTAGCTACGAAATGTGACAGATCGAACTAGCTCTTCTTCTGAGCTGCTGGGGCACCAGGGCCGCCGGCTTGAGGACGAACGCGTTTGTTGATGTCCGTTTCCAGCACACCAAAGACGGCTTCGTGACGCGCAACGGACATCTGCAATGCAGCGAGAAGACGTTTCGCGGTGTAGAAGTTAACGATGATCCGCTGCTTTACCTGAATGGGATCCTTGGGAACACCAACGGGTTGTGGATTCAAGCCAAAGTCAACGATCAGCTCTTCTGGTGAACCGGTTACTCGGCAGAAGTTTGCGTACGTTGCCATAGCATTGTCGTCGTTGACTTGAACCTGAACAGGTTGCTGGGTCTGAGCCTGAGCGGCAGGTGGTGCAGCTTCTGGCGTCTTTGCTTCGGTCTTGCTGTCAGAATCAGCCATTCAAAAATCTCCAAGGAAAGGTCTTCCAGCGCCATCGCTAGCGAAAGCCAGCAACTTGTCCGGTCAGGGGAAATA comes from the Roseimaritima multifibrata genome and includes:
- a CDS encoding DUF1559 domain-containing protein — encoded protein: MYRSVPFSQPNSKKRGFTLVELLVVIAIIGVLVGLLLPAVQAAREAARRMSCGNNLKQLGLALHNYHDTFGTFPPSAIWGPGDPPYTLPYHHTWNEMILPFVEQQPLYDSTNRLLPVWGQPIVEAQVAFLRCPSDGGRWELSETHNIAVTNYAGCEGYHWWETGTAGNSAPWNTFGDPITKNADIMGLFTSNRTRRMSDVTDGLSNTLVVAETDSMGFGGGPIRTVGTGARRTGTPVFRGAFVAAGVNGWAGNEGGGQRVVNPDGTPKASNGWWKNHVYPPTFISAWGPNADWPGPSSYHPSGLQAAYGDGSVGFLSETIDYGTWLKMTSIKDGHTYNDPRN
- a CDS encoding DUF3467 domain-containing protein, with amino-acid sequence MADSDSKTEAKTPEAAPPAAQAQTQQPVQVQVNDDNAMATYANFCRVTGSPEELIVDFGLNPQPVGVPKDPIQVKQRIIVNFYTAKRLLAALQMSVARHEAVFGVLETDINKRVRPQAGGPGAPAAQKKS
- a CDS encoding aminotransferase class I/II-fold pyridoxal phosphate-dependent enzyme; the protein is MSNRIGPPKFAWMDKRLQQWDDVQLKRQLRPVQADGMTVIGEDGKPRINFGSNDYLGLAAENYSDSVATSASTDADMPDEASSGEDHSVDSSIRTTLRKGSGSSQLVCGYTEQHARFAAELAAWEQTEAVALYSSGYAACSGVVSALARRGDLILSDAFNHASLIDGCRLSKAERFVYPHCDVAAVAALLQHHRKRFQNVWIITDSVFSMDGDIAPLSDLVDLAIRFDATMIVDEAHATGVLGNDGSGACKALGVKEMVDIRIGTLSKAFGVQGGFVAGPQVVIDYLLNTSRPLIYSTSPSPLTIQIAAQHLHEIQTNAARRYRLAEVSRRLRSKLQAANLLSTLFTALESRIPIHPIRIGSAEKTIAIANQLWDRGFYVPAIRPPTVPEGTSRLRISLSAAHTDSQIDALADELQSLLG
- a CDS encoding anthranilate synthase component II; the protein is MIRLLLIDNFDSFTFNLLHLFGELPDVEVTVRRNNEPFLEDISAGKYDAIVISPGPGSPDDKAYFGNCEQTIKRFGPSGIPILGVCLGFQGIALAFGAKLKRAPYPMHGKTTGLRITQPDDLLAEIPDDTPVMRYHSIMIDRDQPFPESLIVTGETTPGELCLEQNGPEIMAFRHATLPIYGVQFHPESFGTECGTDIAKHFVAIAQQRLAAKQG
- a CDS encoding sigma 54-interacting transcriptional regulator; this encodes MVTFLKVRSGPETGRQFPLDRARPIHIGRGNNCQIVLSDPIASRFHAVVYFEDDRWQVRDTQSRNGMLVNGQKTDHAMLMDQSVLQVGGTELQLIDPVSDSVEELPLSQTVQLDRPMADLIPEGFPAVQFGAELEQTNTGHLLDLYQLSLRLLLCNDPGEITSLAIELLADRTQADVVGFLWDSGDGKLTPERIFPPDSKRHVRLSKKLTQRVLRGGEAIWIHERPEAMEGATSGENWSDAICVPMMSESLSMGVLHLYREQRHFCEEDFELAIASGRLIAAALANARKTHSLQADHQRLADRNAHSDELIGESRPMVKLKEKIRRIGRAHGSVLVRGESGSGKELVARALHRASPRAERPMLSVNCAAIPRDLMESQLFGHRKGAFTGADTEHIGWFQQAHTGTLFLDEIGELTLDGQAKLLRILEGHPFLPVGAVKEVLADVRVIAATNRDLAEFVRAKQFREDLYYRLSVFELIVPPLRDRGDDIGSLIDHFLDHFCRQHGRPTLQLSDDARAHLLRYAWPGNVRQLRNVIDSAVVLAEDPAIELEDLGLRDTGVSTMDTLRLDLWEKRLIRKALKRTDGNVPEAAKLLGISRATAYRKISDYEIDR
- a CDS encoding anthranilate synthase component I family protein is translated as MNLPAETQLDFSWLKRKPSECEVGVDIDFYKLFYALKSNFSCSYFFESLELPRHQDRYFTTGFDPLVQFIARGNQLTIRGDAESIQRITGQQGTPIEKGSCEVIVDLEGQSENPYEYLKRQIPLERLGRTHQGGLIGYFCYESVNYFEPAIKLEEHADYPTFHLGLYTDGLILDNETGICHYYTYHEDRMDQVRPLLDGLDDISIPTRLDSVKVLGNSETREEHTTAINNTLDEVKAGNTFQAEVGFKTLYKIQGDKIAVYDRLRQINPSPYMFYVVFDDVELMGASPEILIANTGPAVLTTPTAGTTGRSEDPDEDRRLARALLTDAKEIAEHNMLVDLHRNDLSRVCRIGTVRIASLMYLIRFSHVQHIVSDVVGELSADQTAYDLLAAILPGGVVSGAPKIETMKIIDRNENTPRGPYGGAVGRFSFNGDSTFCLPIRSLFCKGDECFTQTCSGVVLDSNAENEYRELTRKLAAMQQTLQELSQ